In Salisediminibacterium beveridgei, one DNA window encodes the following:
- a CDS encoding sigma-54 interaction domain-containing protein, producing MEKIFDPIPVPIILVDHDTKVVMINQVFADFLGQHREDIIGKKVAHVDPTTRFPDVFKKRRSEIAWKHQFSNGRTAIVHRIPVLDEQKRVQYGFGMLLFEDVQEFRDIISKNKLLESELKKAKSQLKEIRGAKYSWDSIIGKSERMQQALYLSKKSAETTSNVLLLGESGTGKELFAHAIHNGSERAHEKFVKINCAAIPAELLESELFGYVEGAFTGAKRGGKVGKFELAEKGTIFLDEIGEMPLSMQVKLLRVLQEKEVERVGGNKTVEVDVRVIAATNQNLESMIVQGTFREDLFYRLNVMAIEIPPLRERDGDLILLAEKLLEKVAEELGKIVPDIAPSTMSILEDYDWAGNVRELENVLERALNLAESTEILPIHLPYSITRHHVHKKVKQGSLKDIMEETEKEMVLSVMKETGGNKRKAAEKLDISRSSLYDKLEKYEITD from the coding sequence ATGGAGAAAATTTTTGATCCGATTCCGGTACCTATTATACTGGTAGACCATGACACGAAGGTGGTCATGATTAACCAGGTGTTTGCAGATTTTTTAGGACAGCACCGGGAGGATATCATCGGAAAGAAAGTTGCGCATGTGGATCCGACAACCCGCTTTCCTGATGTGTTTAAAAAACGGCGAAGTGAAATCGCCTGGAAACATCAATTCAGCAATGGTCGAACGGCGATTGTGCACCGGATTCCTGTATTGGATGAGCAAAAACGAGTTCAATACGGATTCGGGATGCTTTTGTTTGAAGATGTTCAAGAGTTCCGGGATATTATCAGCAAAAATAAATTACTTGAATCTGAATTGAAAAAAGCCAAAAGTCAGCTGAAAGAAATTCGCGGTGCAAAGTATTCCTGGGACAGTATAATCGGTAAGAGTGAACGAATGCAACAGGCCCTTTACCTATCCAAAAAATCCGCAGAAACGACTTCCAACGTGTTGCTTTTGGGTGAAAGCGGGACTGGTAAAGAATTATTTGCCCATGCGATTCATAACGGCAGTGAGCGGGCGCATGAAAAGTTCGTCAAGATTAACTGTGCAGCGATCCCGGCAGAACTGCTGGAATCCGAATTATTCGGCTATGTGGAAGGGGCATTCACCGGGGCGAAACGCGGAGGTAAAGTGGGAAAGTTTGAACTGGCGGAAAAAGGCACGATCTTCCTTGATGAAATCGGGGAGATGCCGCTGAGCATGCAAGTGAAGCTCCTTCGAGTTTTGCAGGAGAAGGAAGTGGAACGGGTTGGTGGTAACAAAACCGTTGAAGTGGATGTGCGAGTGATTGCCGCTACGAACCAGAACCTGGAGTCGATGATCGTCCAAGGCACGTTTCGGGAAGATTTATTCTACCGGTTGAATGTGATGGCAATTGAGATCCCGCCTCTTCGTGAGCGGGATGGTGATTTGATCCTGTTAGCGGAGAAATTGTTGGAAAAGGTTGCCGAAGAGCTCGGGAAAATCGTTCCGGACATCGCACCCAGTACGATGTCGATTTTAGAAGATTATGATTGGGCGGGAAATGTACGTGAACTGGAAAACGTATTGGAACGGGCATTGAACTTGGCTGAGTCAACGGAGATCCTGCCCATTCACCTGCCTTATTCCATTACGAGACACCACGTACACAAAAAAGTAAAACAAGGTTCGTTAAAAGACATCATGGAAGAGACTGAAAAAGAAATGGTCTTAAGCGTCATGAAGGAGACCGGCGGAAACAAACGAAAAGCAGCGGAGAAGTTGGATATCAGCCGCTCTTCCCTTTATGACAAGCTGGAAAAATACGAAATCACGGATTAG
- a CDS encoding sodium:solute symporter family transporter — MNTIIIVALVYLAGVFAIGFWAMRRTKTSADFFIAGKSLGIFVASMAVFATALSGFLFIGGPGLTYSLGMGALWFTFPTTISFAMAWYILGKRMRLLTEATGAMTVADAVYHRFQSKAASGLTAVATLVGIVVFLGTQVLALGTIIAFIFDTTVVTGMIIGMIVVTIYSAAGGILAGTYTSVFQGTIMAAGSLIVFFLTISVGDGLTNITQTIAEQPFTDMGTAMPEFVGPWGLAGPVLAMSWFFALSIGIVGQPHVVSRLYMIKGVSNLRWGPLMAAIPAILGGLLFFGVGLVMRYLVMTEQIAPLANPDDAILVFLVEFTPPLLAGIVLAGVTAAIMSTCDAFINIASAACVRDIPFAFGKTLTDQKQLLFGRIAVVIIAVVTVFVVVSLGDQGIALLGAVGWGTFAAALAPVLGIGLNWKRATKEAAIASVIVGLSVSIILEILATLGTYELPNGIYVGAFAMLLSLITFIVVSYLTKPVKLSEKMEQVMDA; from the coding sequence ATGAATACGATTATTATCGTTGCGTTAGTTTATTTAGCGGGTGTATTTGCCATTGGCTTTTGGGCGATGAGACGAACCAAAACATCAGCAGACTTTTTCATTGCCGGGAAAAGTCTTGGCATATTTGTGGCTTCGATGGCGGTTTTTGCTACGGCATTGAGCGGGTTCTTATTTATTGGTGGACCAGGCTTAACCTACTCGTTAGGGATGGGGGCACTCTGGTTCACGTTCCCAACAACCATCTCGTTTGCGATGGCCTGGTACATTCTCGGGAAACGAATGCGTTTATTAACGGAAGCAACCGGTGCGATGACGGTGGCGGATGCTGTTTATCATCGTTTTCAAAGTAAAGCGGCCAGCGGGTTGACAGCTGTTGCGACCCTCGTCGGGATCGTTGTGTTCCTGGGTACGCAAGTCCTTGCTCTGGGTACGATTATTGCTTTTATTTTTGATACAACCGTTGTAACCGGGATGATCATCGGGATGATTGTCGTGACCATTTATTCTGCGGCAGGCGGGATACTGGCCGGTACGTATACGAGTGTATTTCAAGGAACGATCATGGCAGCAGGTTCTCTGATCGTCTTCTTCCTGACAATCAGTGTGGGAGACGGTTTGACGAACATCACGCAAACCATTGCAGAACAGCCGTTTACGGATATGGGCACCGCGATGCCTGAATTCGTCGGTCCATGGGGACTGGCAGGTCCGGTATTGGCCATGAGCTGGTTCTTTGCGCTGTCGATCGGGATTGTGGGTCAACCGCACGTTGTATCGCGACTGTATATGATCAAAGGTGTATCGAATCTTCGTTGGGGTCCGTTAATGGCAGCCATTCCAGCAATTTTAGGCGGGTTACTGTTCTTTGGTGTGGGTCTTGTCATGCGTTACCTGGTGATGACCGAACAAATTGCACCACTGGCCAACCCGGATGATGCGATATTGGTCTTTTTAGTCGAATTCACACCACCACTCCTTGCCGGAATTGTTTTAGCAGGGGTAACGGCAGCGATCATGTCCACGTGTGATGCGTTTATTAACATTGCATCAGCTGCTTGTGTCCGTGATATTCCTTTTGCGTTCGGTAAGACATTGACAGATCAGAAGCAACTGCTCTTTGGCCGTATTGCCGTGGTGATCATCGCAGTTGTGACGGTGTTTGTTGTTGTCAGTCTAGGTGATCAGGGCATTGCACTCTTGGGTGCTGTCGGCTGGGGTACATTTGCAGCGGCTCTGGCGCCTGTATTAGGGATCGGTTTGAACTGGAAGAGGGCGACAAAAGAAGCAGCCATTGCGTCCGTTATCGTCGGTCTCTCGGTCAGTATCATCCTTGAAATCCTGGCGACTCTTGGAACGTATGAACTGCCAAACGGGATTTACGTTGGTGCTTTTGCGATGCTGCTTTCTCTCATCACATTCATTGTCGTATCTTATCTGACGAAACCAGTGAAATTGTCTGAGAAGATGGAACAGGTCATGGACGCTTAA
- the fabG gene encoding 3-oxoacyl-[acyl-carrier-protein] reductase, producing MKRLENHITIITGAGRGIGETTALKFASEGATVVVVDLNEADINHVVESIQKLEGKAIGILCNVTDREQVNNLIEKTVATYGRIDSVINNAGITADSTLVKMEEQQFDSVIDVNLKGVFNVGQRTAQVMKEQKSGVILNASSVVGLYGNFGQTNYAATKWGVIGMTKSWAKELGKHHVRVNCVAPGFIMTPMTEKMPDKVLDMMSGKSPLGRLGTPEDIANAYAFLASSEASFITGTVLSVDGGVVT from the coding sequence ATGAAGAGATTAGAGAATCACATCACCATTATTACAGGGGCCGGAAGGGGAATCGGAGAAACCACCGCTTTGAAATTTGCTTCTGAAGGAGCAACGGTCGTTGTCGTCGATCTGAACGAGGCCGATATCAATCACGTCGTGGAGTCGATTCAAAAGCTTGAAGGAAAAGCAATCGGGATCCTGTGTAACGTGACTGACCGGGAACAAGTGAACAACCTTATCGAAAAAACGGTGGCCACTTATGGAAGGATCGATTCCGTGATCAACAATGCCGGGATCACGGCAGATTCAACGTTGGTCAAAATGGAAGAGCAGCAGTTTGACTCTGTCATTGATGTGAATTTAAAAGGCGTTTTCAACGTGGGTCAGCGGACAGCTCAAGTCATGAAAGAGCAGAAATCCGGAGTGATCTTAAACGCATCTTCTGTTGTCGGGCTTTACGGCAACTTCGGACAAACAAACTATGCCGCCACCAAATGGGGCGTGATTGGCATGACAAAATCCTGGGCGAAAGAGTTGGGAAAACATCATGTTCGGGTCAACTGCGTTGCACCCGGATTTATTATGACCCCTATGACGGAGAAAATGCCGGATAAAGTTCTGGATATGATGAGCGGGAAATCCCCTCTCGGCAGACTGGGAACGCCGGAAGACATTGCAAATGCCTATGCCTTTCTGGCCTCTTCAGAAGCCTCTTTCATAACCGGAACGGTGTTAAGTGTAGACGGGGGCGTTGTGACGTAA
- a CDS encoding YeeE/YedE family protein produces MSENSKSNGLYYSDPQNLFIVLMSIITIAVATISFVHSGWQFLVLYMLGWLIGFSLFQAKYGFSSVYRQIVEDGNTEMLRGHMIKLMVAVSLFSMILSANMALFGDTPEGAIAPITFGLVIGSFLFGFGMEFGSGLAPAAMREAQGGRTASLFTVSGFLTGATFGAYQFSFWNTTLPAGPEVSLAEDTGLGYLGAWAVFIFFFLLISIGSYYYKKSTRPPKLTPMPRGTSWTRNILTNWPIWVGAIILAVLNALVLLVQGSPWKFTAAFSIWGSKIADAVGLDPASWGYWGDQEPLPHLYDSIFSVDLSVLNLGVLSGAIMTMALAGLIRFGKVPPSVMIISFIGGTIMGYGATISFGANVGAYFSGLASMSVHAIIWTAMAVTGVFAAYVLEKKYRILGRGYKS; encoded by the coding sequence ATGAGCGAAAACTCGAAGTCCAACGGTCTTTATTATTCAGATCCTCAAAATCTGTTCATTGTTCTGATGAGCATCATCACCATTGCGGTAGCAACGATATCTTTTGTTCATTCCGGGTGGCAATTTCTCGTGTTATATATGTTGGGCTGGCTCATCGGCTTTTCCTTATTTCAGGCCAAGTATGGCTTTTCCTCCGTGTATCGGCAAATCGTCGAAGACGGCAATACTGAAATGTTACGAGGTCATATGATTAAACTGATGGTTGCTGTCTCCCTCTTTTCCATGATTCTCTCTGCAAATATGGCTTTATTTGGTGATACGCCTGAAGGCGCCATCGCGCCCATCACGTTCGGGCTCGTCATCGGTTCCTTTTTATTCGGATTTGGTATGGAGTTCGGCAGCGGTCTCGCGCCGGCAGCCATGCGGGAAGCACAAGGAGGCAGAACAGCCTCGTTGTTCACGGTCAGCGGTTTTTTAACGGGGGCAACATTCGGAGCCTATCAGTTTTCCTTTTGGAATACGACACTACCCGCCGGACCGGAAGTTTCGTTAGCTGAAGATACCGGTTTAGGCTATTTAGGCGCGTGGGCTGTTTTTATCTTCTTTTTCTTACTCATCTCAATCGGTTCCTACTACTATAAAAAAAGCACCAGACCACCGAAGCTCACACCCATGCCAAGGGGTACAAGCTGGACTCGAAATATCTTAACGAACTGGCCCATATGGGTGGGAGCGATCATTCTAGCTGTGCTGAACGCGCTGGTCCTCCTCGTTCAAGGCAGTCCATGGAAATTCACAGCCGCTTTTTCCATTTGGGGGTCCAAAATCGCTGATGCCGTCGGGCTTGATCCTGCTTCATGGGGTTATTGGGGCGATCAGGAACCTCTCCCTCATTTGTATGACTCCATCTTCTCTGTTGATTTGAGTGTGCTCAATTTAGGCGTCTTGTCCGGTGCGATCATGACCATGGCCCTTGCAGGCCTGATTCGATTTGGCAAAGTCCCGCCAAGCGTGATGATCATCTCCTTTATTGGGGGAACGATCATGGGCTACGGTGCAACAATCTCATTTGGCGCAAACGTCGGAGCCTACTTCAGCGGCTTAGCATCGATGAGTGTTCACGCAATCATCTGGACGGCGATGGCGGTTACAGGCGTTTTCGCAGCCTATGTTCTTGAAAAGAAATACCGCATCTTGGGCCGCGGGTATAAATCTTAG
- a CDS encoding pentapeptide repeat-containing protein: MEKKKAVKIEKPRIKQGLPRLKLGEVLNDEDAYRSGEVKDHFMDSQSADQVRFDQMIFKQVSFEQVHFHNIELTDVIFDQCNLSNADFSDAIIHRVSFNNSKLTGANLSGSTLRNVTMNGCLANYSALGFSDFRQVEFNDTSLIQADLNESTFKNVAFKNCPMDGVNFAETSLNGIDLSSCLFESLVVSLDKLSGCTVTSDQAVGLSKILGLNVKDG; the protein is encoded by the coding sequence ATGGAGAAAAAAAAAGCAGTCAAGATTGAAAAGCCCAGGATCAAGCAGGGTTTGCCACGATTGAAGCTTGGAGAAGTATTGAACGATGAAGATGCTTACCGATCAGGTGAAGTGAAGGATCACTTTATGGATTCCCAGTCTGCGGATCAGGTCCGTTTTGATCAGATGATATTCAAACAGGTCTCCTTCGAACAGGTTCATTTTCACAACATCGAACTCACGGACGTGATTTTCGATCAATGCAATCTGTCGAATGCGGATTTCAGTGATGCGATCATTCACCGGGTGTCGTTCAACAATTCGAAACTGACAGGGGCCAATCTGTCAGGTTCAACCCTTCGGAATGTGACAATGAACGGCTGTCTGGCCAATTACAGCGCGCTGGGTTTTTCGGATTTCAGGCAAGTTGAATTCAATGACACCTCACTGATTCAGGCGGACTTAAACGAATCAACCTTTAAAAACGTCGCATTCAAGAATTGCCCGATGGACGGTGTGAATTTTGCGGAGACGAGTCTGAATGGGATCGATCTGAGCAGTTGTCTGTTTGAGAGTCTCGTGGTTTCGTTGGATAAGCTCTCGGGATGCACGGTCACATCAGATCAGGCGGTGGGACTGTCCAAAATCTTAGGGTTGAATGTGAAGGACGGGTGA
- a CDS encoding acetyl-CoA hydrolase/transferase family protein: MAGTMKETHDKLYEGKRETIEEALTHIKSEDHVVSALAAAEPKGLLSNLHKIEDRVQNVIVSTCLPMLDYNYYSDPAYEGTFLMEGWFYTPVMRKMHRERMVSFIPNHLHLAGERRMDHRPVNVFIGTASPMDRQGYLSLSLSATYERKVAEQADIVILEVNRQMPRTFGDTTIHIHEVDVIVENDYPVPELPTTKPNQKDEQIGKFIADEIADGSTIQLGIGGIPNAVTQQLFDKKDLGIHTEMFTDGMVDLFEAGVITGRKKTLMPNKMIATFALGTRKLYDFIEDNPGVQILNGSWVNDPYVIGKNDRMVSINTTLEIDLTGQCCSEAIGHRQFSGTGGQADTAIGAQMAKDGKSFIALYSTADVRVPGSEERQTISKIVPSLAEGATVSLSRNDVDYVVTEYGIASLRGTSIRERVERLIAIAHPDFRDWLREESEKRMIW; the protein is encoded by the coding sequence ATGGCAGGCACGATGAAAGAAACCCATGATAAATTGTACGAAGGAAAACGAGAGACAATTGAAGAAGCGTTAACGCATATCAAGTCAGAGGATCACGTCGTCTCCGCACTGGCCGCCGCAGAACCGAAAGGATTACTTTCCAATCTGCATAAGATTGAGGATCGTGTACAAAATGTAATCGTTTCGACTTGTTTACCGATGCTTGATTACAACTACTACTCAGATCCAGCCTATGAAGGCACATTTCTGATGGAGGGATGGTTCTATACCCCTGTGATGCGAAAGATGCATCGTGAGCGGATGGTGTCGTTCATTCCGAATCATCTCCATTTAGCGGGTGAGCGGCGCATGGACCACCGGCCGGTGAATGTCTTTATCGGCACGGCTTCACCGATGGACCGGCAAGGCTATTTGTCACTGTCATTAAGTGCAACCTATGAGCGAAAGGTTGCTGAACAGGCGGACATTGTCATACTGGAAGTCAATCGGCAGATGCCGCGTACGTTTGGTGATACAACGATCCATATTCATGAAGTGGATGTGATCGTGGAAAATGATTATCCCGTACCGGAATTACCGACCACAAAACCGAATCAGAAAGATGAACAGATCGGGAAATTCATTGCAGATGAAATTGCAGATGGTTCAACGATTCAATTAGGCATTGGCGGGATTCCAAACGCCGTTACGCAGCAACTTTTCGATAAAAAAGATTTAGGGATTCATACGGAAATGTTCACTGACGGTATGGTGGATCTCTTTGAAGCGGGCGTCATCACCGGGCGGAAAAAAACATTGATGCCCAATAAAATGATTGCGACCTTTGCGTTGGGGACAAGGAAACTGTACGATTTCATCGAAGACAATCCAGGCGTCCAGATTTTAAATGGGTCATGGGTGAACGATCCATATGTGATCGGGAAAAATGATCGGATGGTATCCATCAATACCACTTTGGAAATTGATCTGACAGGGCAATGCTGCTCCGAGGCGATTGGACACCGGCAATTCAGCGGAACGGGCGGTCAGGCAGACACCGCGATCGGTGCCCAGATGGCCAAAGACGGGAAATCCTTTATCGCATTGTACTCAACCGCAGACGTCAGGGTCCCAGGAAGCGAAGAGCGACAGACGATTTCGAAAATTGTCCCGAGTCTGGCAGAAGGGGCCACTGTCTCCCTGTCACGAAATGATGTGGACTATGTGGTCACCGAATATGGCATTGCATCATTAAGAGGGACGTCCATTCGGGAAAGAGTGGAGCGGCTCATAGCCATTGCTCATCCTGATTTCAGGGACTGGTTAAGAGAAGAATCGGAAAAGCGGATGATTTGGTGA
- a CDS encoding serine hydrolase domain-containing protein translates to MKHQDVKKAIDQLQEDICFSGTFHAKSEEINLSGSYGYANKSEKIFNQINTRFGIASGCKIFTAVAICQLVEEGKLSFDTKLTDCLDFNFPHFDEEVTIHHLLTHTAGIPDYFDEDVMDDYEELWTSTPMYGIRNLQDFLPLFQYLPMKGEAGNAFSYNDAGYIVLGLVVEAVSGQVFGDYVEESIFRKVGMTNSGYFHMDELPERVALGYIEKPDGGWRTNIYAIPVKSASDGGAFVTATDMITFWDALMNDRLLSGNMKNTLLQPQEKVEDDLFYGYGGYMEVNQQEVVKHMLIGHDPGVNFRAVHYPKQKLTIAVCSNESNGAYEILKEIEGVLVKDNE, encoded by the coding sequence ATGAAGCATCAGGACGTGAAGAAAGCCATCGACCAACTGCAAGAGGACATCTGTTTTTCAGGAACGTTTCACGCAAAGTCCGAAGAGATCAATTTATCCGGAAGTTATGGGTACGCCAATAAATCCGAGAAGATCTTCAATCAGATCAATACCCGTTTCGGGATCGCTTCAGGATGCAAGATCTTTACCGCTGTGGCGATTTGCCAATTGGTTGAGGAAGGAAAATTATCTTTTGATACGAAGTTGACGGATTGTCTGGACTTCAACTTTCCACATTTTGATGAGGAGGTGACGATCCATCACCTGCTCACCCATACAGCAGGGATTCCGGATTATTTTGATGAAGACGTGATGGACGATTACGAAGAACTGTGGACGTCGACGCCCATGTATGGGATCCGGAACTTGCAGGATTTTTTGCCGTTGTTTCAGTACTTACCGATGAAAGGGGAAGCAGGCAATGCTTTCAGCTACAATGATGCAGGCTATATCGTTTTAGGTCTGGTTGTTGAAGCGGTAAGCGGTCAGGTTTTTGGTGACTATGTCGAAGAGTCGATCTTCCGAAAAGTCGGCATGACGAATTCAGGTTATTTTCACATGGATGAGTTGCCTGAGAGAGTCGCGCTGGGTTATATCGAAAAGCCGGATGGCGGCTGGAGAACAAATATTTATGCCATCCCGGTAAAATCCGCTTCCGATGGTGGTGCCTTTGTGACTGCGACGGATATGATCACGTTCTGGGATGCGTTAATGAATGATCGATTGTTAAGTGGGAACATGAAGAACACATTATTGCAGCCGCAGGAAAAGGTGGAAGACGATCTATTCTATGGCTATGGCGGGTATATGGAAGTGAATCAGCAGGAGGTTGTGAAACATATGCTTATCGGCCATGATCCTGGTGTGAACTTCCGGGCTGTTCATTATCCAAAGCAAAAGCTCACCATTGCGGTTTGTTCCAATGAATCGAACGGGGCTTATGAGATCTTGAAGGAAATTGAGGGAGTACTGGTAAAAGATAATGAATGA
- a CDS encoding macrolide 2'-phosphotransferase, which produces MEIKEVMRICTGHGVKLQENSVQINESGVDFKAVVAKDEDGVTWILRIPRRESSMRAADQEKQVLDVLQSKADFEVPVWTVFSEELIGYQALQGKPAAVIDLEVQDYVWHIDKDPLPDAYYATLGHVMAEIHNIPVQLLQGIDLPRVKSEDVQASMRQRMEHVKQCYHVHPDRWHMWQTWLDDKSIWPPHNGFYHGDLHPGHIMVNENSQVTGLLDWTEAGMGDVSTDFLSHYLLFGREGLDRLLAAYADAGGRVWPKMAEHIVALHHTSGITVAEYAAVSGLSDMEEMAREMLKAPPES; this is translated from the coding sequence GTGGAAATCAAAGAAGTAATGAGAATCTGCACGGGGCATGGGGTAAAACTTCAGGAAAACTCTGTTCAAATCAATGAATCGGGTGTGGACTTCAAAGCAGTTGTTGCGAAGGATGAAGATGGCGTCACCTGGATTTTGAGAATACCGAGAAGGGAATCTTCCATGCGTGCAGCGGATCAGGAAAAGCAGGTGCTGGATGTTTTGCAGTCAAAGGCGGATTTTGAAGTGCCGGTATGGACGGTATTTTCTGAAGAGTTAATTGGCTACCAGGCATTACAGGGAAAACCGGCAGCCGTGATTGATCTTGAGGTGCAGGACTATGTGTGGCATATCGACAAGGATCCTCTGCCGGATGCATACTATGCAACCCTCGGACATGTTATGGCAGAGATTCACAATATACCGGTGCAACTTTTGCAGGGGATCGATCTGCCAAGGGTGAAGTCTGAAGATGTTCAGGCTTCGATGAGACAGCGGATGGAGCATGTCAAACAGTGCTATCATGTTCATCCGGACCGGTGGCATATGTGGCAGACCTGGCTTGATGATAAATCTATTTGGCCCCCTCATAACGGGTTCTATCACGGTGACCTGCACCCGGGGCATATCATGGTAAATGAAAACAGCCAGGTTACGGGACTGCTTGACTGGACGGAAGCGGGTATGGGGGACGTCTCCACGGATTTTTTGTCCCATTACCTGCTCTTTGGTCGAGAGGGGCTGGACCGGTTGCTGGCTGCCTACGCGGATGCCGGTGGCAGAGTATGGCCGAAAATGGCTGAACATATCGTGGCGCTTCATCACACAAGTGGGATTACCGTAGCGGAATATGCGGCGGTATCCGGATTGTCTGACATGGAAGAGATGGCCCGGGAGATGTTAAAAGCGCCTCCGGAATCGTAA
- a CDS encoding 3-oxoacyl-ACP synthase, whose amino-acid sequence MSEKAIVGIVGTGIYIPEERMTASDIAEKTEGNWTEEAIRTKLGISEKPVPGRGDGTQEMGVKAGLDALKRTKVDPKTIDLVIGIGEEWKEYPLTTSSIYIQEKIGATNAWAIDVQQRCGTCVSAMKIAKDMMIADDEIQTVMIVGGYRNGDLVDYRDPNMSMMYNLSAGGGAIILQKDYQRNVLLESSFMTDGSMARDAGVEFGGTEKPINRENLDEAYHSLRLFDAEHMKNRLNDVSMDNWMTCIDRAFEKSGVTKEELGYLAVLHFKASMHRYMLSLLGMTEEQTTYLSQYGHMGQIDQILSLHLGVQDGKVKDGTVVSMIAAGIGYAWAANVIRWGDDRS is encoded by the coding sequence ATGAGTGAAAAAGCGATTGTCGGCATTGTGGGGACGGGCATTTACATCCCCGAAGAACGGATGACAGCAAGCGATATCGCTGAAAAAACGGAAGGGAACTGGACAGAAGAGGCAATCCGGACCAAGCTCGGAATCAGTGAGAAGCCGGTTCCAGGCCGAGGTGACGGGACCCAGGAAATGGGAGTGAAAGCCGGGCTGGATGCCCTTAAGCGGACGAAGGTTGATCCAAAGACGATTGACCTGGTGATCGGGATTGGTGAAGAGTGGAAGGAATATCCGCTCACGACCTCATCGATCTATATACAAGAGAAAATCGGCGCAACGAATGCATGGGCCATCGATGTTCAACAACGCTGTGGCACGTGCGTGTCAGCGATGAAGATCGCCAAAGATATGATGATTGCTGATGATGAGATTCAAACCGTCATGATCGTTGGCGGCTATCGAAACGGTGATCTGGTGGATTACCGGGATCCGAACATGTCGATGATGTATAACCTGTCTGCTGGAGGCGGAGCCATCATTCTTCAAAAAGATTACCAGCGAAATGTCCTGTTGGAATCGAGTTTTATGACGGATGGTTCGATGGCCCGGGATGCAGGTGTGGAATTTGGCGGCACGGAGAAACCGATCAACCGGGAGAATCTGGATGAAGCGTATCATTCATTACGACTCTTTGATGCTGAACATATGAAGAATCGGTTGAATGATGTTTCCATGGATAACTGGATGACGTGTATCGACCGTGCCTTTGAAAAATCAGGTGTGACAAAAGAGGAACTGGGCTATTTGGCAGTGCTGCATTTTAAAGCATCGATGCACCGGTACATGCTCAGTTTACTGGGGATGACGGAAGAACAGACCACGTATTTAAGTCAATACGGTCACATGGGACAGATCGACCAGATTTTATCGTTGCATCTGGGTGTTCAGGACGGAAAAGTGAAGGATGGCACGGTCGTCTCCATGATTGCTGCAGGAATTGGGTACGCGTGGGCAGCGAACGTCATCCGATGGGGGGACGATCGATCTTGA